Proteins from a single region of Methanoculleus taiwanensis:
- a CDS encoding sulfate/molybdate ABC transporter ATP-binding protein: MLSITVAKRLRDYELDVSLTVRNAETLVLIGENGAGKSTVLNLVSGLLSPDRGEITLAGRTLFSDLPRINVPTEERKIGHLFQSYALFPHLSVFENVAFGLRCRKMPKAGIADRVAGQLAAMHLTDLADVNVGRLSGGQRQRVALARSLVLEPDLLLLDEPLAAVDVRAQGEMRRELRDRIRQAGIPCVIVTHTHKDALELGDRVCLLEEGKMVIEGTPEEVLQSRENGFIASFSCGCRHFAGDGS; the protein is encoded by the coding sequence ATGCTCTCGATAACAGTCGCGAAACGCCTCCGCGATTACGAGCTCGACGTCTCTCTTACTGTCCGGAACGCCGAGACGCTCGTCCTCATCGGTGAGAACGGGGCGGGTAAATCGACCGTCTTAAACCTCGTATCGGGGCTTCTTTCCCCCGATCGCGGGGAGATCACCCTGGCCGGGCGAACGCTCTTCTCCGATCTGCCCCGGATTAACGTCCCGACCGAGGAGCGGAAGATAGGCCACCTTTTCCAGTCCTATGCCCTCTTTCCGCATCTCTCTGTCTTCGAGAACGTGGCCTTTGGCCTTCGGTGCCGGAAGATGCCGAAAGCCGGGATCGCCGACCGTGTCGCCGGGCAGCTTGCGGCGATGCACCTTACCGATCTTGCGGATGTAAATGTCGGGAGACTCTCGGGTGGGCAGCGGCAGCGGGTCGCCCTCGCCCGCTCGCTCGTCTTAGAGCCCGATCTCCTCCTCCTCGACGAACCCCTCGCCGCCGTCGACGTCCGGGCACAGGGCGAGATGCGGCGCGAGCTCCGAGACCGGATCCGGCAGGCGGGTATTCCATGCGTCATTGTCACCCATACGCACAAAGACGCTCTCGAGCTCGGCGATCGGGTCTGCCTTCTCGAAGAAGGGAAGATGGTCATCGAGGGGACGCCGGAGGAGGTGCTACAGTCGCGGGAGAACGGGTTCATCGCGAGCTTCTCCTGCGGTTGCCGGCACTTCGCCGGCGATGGATCATGA
- a CDS encoding Fe-only nitrogenase accessory AnfO family protein — protein MCNRCEDHGGVGEIAVLLDADGFSGRFTEPGKAVVYKRCGPSFTAERAMDLAFDRSSGLAELRSKMDELLQFLGPCTIFVAKSASGAVYFELEKAGCSVWEVSGRPDEFLDSVLQGEEDAESATAAEAVEIPVPVEVSPGSYFISIKEAQGKAPSISSKQILQEFISLGGFSVLEVICDHVPPWIEMEAERRGFSIATESRGKHEISVRLTKDTAAR, from the coding sequence ATGTGCAACAGATGTGAAGATCACGGCGGCGTCGGGGAGATCGCAGTCCTCCTCGATGCAGACGGTTTCTCCGGCCGGTTTACCGAACCCGGAAAGGCCGTCGTGTACAAACGATGCGGCCCCTCCTTTACGGCCGAACGCGCGATGGATCTCGCGTTTGACCGGAGCAGCGGGCTCGCGGAACTGCGCTCGAAGATGGACGAACTCCTGCAGTTCCTCGGCCCATGCACGATCTTCGTCGCGAAGTCGGCGAGCGGCGCCGTGTACTTCGAACTCGAGAAGGCAGGATGCAGCGTCTGGGAGGTCTCCGGCAGACCCGACGAGTTTCTCGACAGTGTGCTGCAGGGCGAGGAGGATGCGGAGAGCGCAACGGCAGCAGAGGCTGTGGAGATCCCGGTGCCCGTCGAGGTCTCGCCCGGGAGCTACTTCATCTCGATCAAGGAGGCTCAGGGAAAGGCGCCCTCTATCAGCAGCAAGCAGATTCTTCAGGAGTTCATCTCCCTGGGAGGTTTCAGCGTGCTCGAAGTGATCTGTGACCACGTGCCTCCCTGGATCGAGATGGAGGCGGAACGGCGAGGTTTCTCCATCGCTACCGAGTCCCGTGGAAAGCATGAGATCAGTGTGCGGTTGACGAAGGATACTGCTGCCCGGTGA
- a CDS encoding ABC transporter permease has protein sequence MVSIRYRKAGNAVRNVSWTKARGAGLTLLLGILLSSFLLFVTVPIASLFLRITPEAFFRSLAEPVVVDALVLSLLTATVSTVIVILFGTPLSYINARTEYRGKDIVDTLTDLPIVLPPAVAGIALLMAFGRRGVVGEYLDAFGIQIAFTTLAVILAQVFVASPFYIRQARASFEAVDRIYEDAARTLGASRLRVLLRVTVPIAWTGLVSGAILTFARALGEFGATIMFAGNFQGRTQTMPLAIYTTMQGDIYDAISLSIVLVIISFAVILAVTFVTRRRI, from the coding sequence ATGGTTTCGATCCGATACCGTAAGGCCGGTAACGCTGTCAGGAACGTGTCCTGGACGAAAGCACGGGGAGCGGGACTCACCCTTCTCCTCGGCATTCTCCTGTCCTCCTTTCTCCTCTTCGTCACCGTACCGATAGCCTCGCTCTTCCTCCGGATCACCCCCGAGGCGTTCTTCCGGTCGCTTGCAGAGCCGGTGGTCGTCGATGCTCTGGTGCTCTCGCTCCTCACCGCGACGGTCAGCACGGTGATCGTTATCCTCTTCGGAACTCCGCTCTCCTACATCAACGCGCGGACGGAGTACCGGGGCAAGGATATCGTCGATACCCTTACCGATCTTCCTATTGTCCTTCCTCCGGCGGTGGCGGGTATCGCCCTCCTGATGGCTTTCGGGCGGCGTGGCGTCGTCGGAGAGTACCTGGACGCCTTCGGAATCCAGATCGCCTTTACCACCCTTGCCGTGATCCTGGCGCAGGTCTTCGTCGCCTCGCCCTTCTATATCCGGCAGGCACGGGCGAGTTTCGAGGCGGTCGACCGGATCTACGAGGACGCCGCACGGACACTCGGGGCGTCCCGTCTGCGAGTGCTCCTCCGCGTCACTGTGCCCATCGCCTGGACCGGTCTCGTCTCCGGGGCGATCCTGACCTTCGCCCGGGCGCTCGGCGAGTTCGGGGCAACGATCATGTTCGCCGGCAACTTCCAGGGGAGAACCCAGACGATGCCGCTTGCCATCTACACAACGATGCAGGGCGACATCTACGATGCCATCAGCCTTTCGATCGTCCTCGTGATCATCTCGTTTGCCGTCATCCTGGCGGTCACGTTCGTAACCCGGAGGAGGATCTGA
- a CDS encoding 2Fe-2S ferredoxin, translating to MQKPERHIFICTSSRPNGQQKGFCHSKDGVAVMMKFVEEIEERELGGEVFISNTGCFGICEKGPIVVVYPENVWYGSVTPGDVEEILDEHIEGGNVVERLVI from the coding sequence ATGCAAAAGCCTGAACGTCACATTTTCATCTGCACAAGTTCGCGTCCGAACGGTCAGCAGAAGGGATTCTGCCATTCCAAGGACGGTGTGGCCGTCATGATGAAGTTCGTGGAAGAGATTGAAGAACGCGAGCTCGGCGGCGAGGTGTTCATCAGCAACACCGGCTGTTTCGGCATCTGTGAAAAGGGGCCGATCGTCGTGGTGTACCCGGAGAACGTCTGGTACGGGTCGGTCACGCCGGGCGACGTCGAGGAGATCCTCGATGAGCATATCGAAGGCGGCAATGTCGTGGAACGTCTGGTGATCTAA
- a CDS encoding DNA-3-methyladenine glycosylase family protein, which yields MHCDTDHAMTTITLRPDEPLDLNRTLGCGQAFRWEAADGWWQGVVGDHAIRIRQDGDLLTFYGADAPFVRDYFRLDQNLPEVLASIDRDPVIHDAIRCCYGLRLVRQQPWECLISYICATNTNIPAVKRRVSSMAERYGEAIESPFGTAYTFPRPAVLAGVCHADLWDCKLGYRTDYVCDAAAFAVEHSGWAERLASLPFEEARYELMRLRGVGPKAADCVLLFAFGFFEAFPVDVWIRRIMAEAYMPELTGKNCTPAEYDRIRRFAREYFGEYAGYAQEYLYCVREG from the coding sequence ATGCACTGCGATACCGATCACGCGATGACGACGATTACCCTCAGGCCCGACGAACCGCTCGATCTTAACCGGACACTCGGCTGCGGCCAGGCGTTCCGCTGGGAGGCCGCCGACGGCTGGTGGCAGGGCGTCGTCGGCGATCACGCGATCCGGATACGGCAGGACGGCGACCTGCTGACGTTTTACGGGGCAGACGCGCCGTTCGTCCGCGACTACTTCCGGCTCGACCAGAATCTCCCCGAAGTTCTCGCCTCGATCGATCGCGATCCGGTGATCCACGACGCAATCCGGTGCTGCTACGGCCTCCGGCTCGTCCGGCAGCAGCCTTGGGAGTGCCTTATCTCCTACATCTGTGCGACGAACACGAACATTCCGGCGGTGAAGCGGAGGGTTTCCTCTATGGCGGAGCGCTACGGCGAGGCGATCGAGAGCCCTTTCGGAACGGCATACACGTTCCCGCGCCCTGCGGTGCTCGCCGGCGTCTGCCATGCCGACCTGTGGGACTGTAAACTCGGCTACCGGACCGACTATGTCTGCGATGCGGCAGCCTTCGCGGTGGAGCACTCTGGCTGGGCGGAACGTCTCGCATCGCTGCCGTTCGAGGAGGCCAGGTATGAACTGATGCGGCTGCGCGGTGTCGGCCCGAAGGCGGCCGACTGTGTGCTGCTCTTTGCGTTCGGCTTTTTTGAAGCGTTCCCGGTGGACGTCTGGATCCGGCGGATCATGGCGGAGGCATACATGCCCGAACTTACCGGAAAGAACTGCACCCCGGCGGAGTACGACAGGATACGCCGGTTTGCCCGGGAGTATTTCGGCGAGTACGCCGGGTATGCCCAGGAGTATCTCTACTGCGTCCGGGAGGGGTGA
- a CDS encoding CxxC-x17-CxxC domain-containing protein: MDNRYQSRGPRSYDDRPREFHKTTCSDCGVECEVPFKPTEGRPVYCRDCLPK, encoded by the coding sequence ATGGATAATCGATACCAGAGCCGGGGTCCCCGTTCCTACGACGACCGTCCCCGCGAGTTCCACAAAACAACCTGTTCCGACTGCGGCGTCGAGTGCGAAGTTCCCTTCAAGCCGACCGAGGGTCGCCCCGTCTACTGCCGGGACTGCCTCCCCAAG
- the modA gene encoding molybdate ABC transporter substrate-binding protein, whose translation MKSHRNITLLGPLLLIAAVIAVAGCTGTTEAPPSKEQTTLTVFTAASLTGAFTDIGKAYEAENRNVKIDLVFDGSQALRTQIEQGASPDVFVSANVKHMKALEDAGFMENGTVELFVENSLAVIVPVDNPAKIATLADLTKPGVKLVIGTKDVPFGSYTRQVLDKMANSSAYGPAYKEAVMGNVISEETAVSSVVPKLTLGEADAAFVYKSDVKQEDRDKLTRIDIPAVYNVVAQYPLGILAESQQKDAAAAFIAFVRGTDGSAILTEYGFDPIP comes from the coding sequence ATGAAATCTCACCGCAACATTACCCTGCTGGGGCCACTTCTCCTTATCGCTGCAGTAATCGCGGTGGCGGGATGCACCGGCACGACGGAGGCGCCACCCTCCAAAGAACAGACGACGCTGACCGTCTTTACCGCTGCCTCGCTCACGGGTGCCTTCACCGATATCGGGAAGGCCTATGAGGCAGAGAATCGGAATGTGAAGATCGATCTCGTCTTCGACGGTTCGCAGGCGCTTCGAACGCAGATCGAGCAGGGAGCATCCCCCGATGTCTTCGTCTCCGCGAACGTCAAGCACATGAAGGCGCTCGAGGATGCCGGGTTTATGGAGAACGGTACCGTGGAGCTCTTCGTTGAAAACTCCCTCGCCGTCATCGTCCCTGTCGATAATCCGGCGAAGATCGCGACTCTTGCCGACCTTACAAAACCCGGCGTGAAGCTTGTCATCGGCACCAAAGACGTGCCGTTCGGCTCGTACACCCGCCAGGTGCTCGACAAGATGGCGAACAGCTCTGCCTACGGCCCTGCGTACAAAGAGGCCGTGATGGGCAATGTCATCTCCGAGGAGACGGCGGTGAGCTCGGTCGTGCCGAAGCTGACGCTCGGAGAAGCGGATGCCGCCTTTGTCTACAAGTCCGATGTCAAGCAGGAGGATCGCGACAAACTCACCCGGATCGATATCCCGGCCGTGTACAACGTCGTCGCGCAGTATCCGCTCGGCATCCTTGCCGAATCACAGCAGAAAGATGCCGCTGCAGCGTTCATCGCGTTCGTGCGCGGCACTGACGGCAGCGCCATTCTGACGGAGTATGGTTTCGATCCGATACCGTAA
- the nifB gene encoding nitrogenase cofactor biosynthesis protein NifB, translating to MSAEEFPTTTVHGREVPYDPEQLRKIAEHPCYSEKACHTFGRCHLPVAPKCNIQCNYCIRDFDCVNESRPGVTSKVLSPGESLDLVRRVVREYPYVKVIGIAGPGEPLANSDTFETLRLVHEEFPKLIMCISTNGLLLPESIDELDRYGVGTITVTLNAIDPAIGEKIYSHVTYEGKTYHGREAAEILLSQQLKGIEMAVAKKMFVKINTVYIPGINDEHIVDIAKKVSEMGAYTFNVIPLIPQYKFADIVPPTPKEKKEMQDACARYIKQMRHCARCRSDAIGKLGQDVQSCIYRKDETE from the coding sequence ATGTCCGCCGAAGAATTCCCCACAACGACGGTCCACGGCAGAGAAGTTCCGTACGACCCGGAACAACTGCGGAAGATCGCTGAGCACCCCTGCTACTCCGAAAAGGCATGCCACACCTTCGGCAGGTGCCACCTTCCGGTCGCTCCGAAGTGCAACATCCAGTGCAACTACTGCATCCGGGACTTCGACTGCGTCAACGAGAGCCGTCCGGGCGTGACGAGCAAGGTTCTCTCCCCCGGGGAATCACTCGACCTCGTCCGGCGGGTCGTCAGGGAATATCCGTACGTCAAGGTTATCGGTATCGCAGGCCCGGGAGAACCGCTCGCGAACAGTGATACCTTCGAGACGCTCAGACTGGTGCACGAGGAGTTCCCAAAACTCATCATGTGCATCAGCACGAATGGCCTTCTGCTCCCGGAGTCGATCGACGAGCTCGACCGCTATGGTGTCGGGACTATCACGGTGACCTTAAACGCGATCGATCCCGCCATAGGCGAGAAGATCTACTCGCACGTCACCTATGAGGGGAAGACGTACCATGGCCGGGAAGCGGCGGAGATCCTTCTCTCCCAGCAGCTGAAAGGCATCGAGATGGCGGTTGCAAAGAAGATGTTCGTCAAGATCAACACCGTCTACATCCCGGGCATCAATGACGAACATATCGTGGATATCGCAAAGAAAGTGAGCGAGATGGGAGCCTACACCTTCAACGTCATCCCGCTCATCCCGCAGTACAAGTTCGCCGATATCGTACCGCCGACACCGAAAGAGAAGAAGGAGATGCAGGACGCCTGCGCACGCTACATCAAGCAGATGCGCCACTGCGCACGCTGCAGGTCGGACGCAATCGGAAAACTCGGTCAGGACGTCCAGTCCTGCATCTACAGAAAAGACGAGACAGAATAA
- a CDS encoding methyltransferase domain-containing protein produces the protein MRQKSRSVGPVHDLEEHVKPDWWRGIFNHLYLKTDGDVVGDRRITEREIDRITEILALSPESDILDLCCGQGRHTLELVRRGYAAEGLDRSHYLIQKARATAKREGLKVRFKEGDARELPYKPDTFETALILGNSFGYFDSVEEDVRVLREVRRVLKPWGRILLDVTDGEYVKENFQPRSWEWIDEQMFVCRERSLSVDEERLVSREVITHVEKGVVADQFYAERLYTRDALQELLDLAGFSDIAFHDIRTESVRNQDLGMMERRHIVTAVIRKDWTRVKAKQARSVRNVTVILGDTSQPDRIKPSCVFDEDDFYTIDRMKTALAGLKDYRFTFVQKHDALIRDLAKAKGTADYAFNLCDEGLGNDPRKELHVPALLDILGIPYTGAGAQSLAFCYDKSLVRGVARETGIPVPDASFIAPGDRVYNIGVPFPVIVKPNAGDSSFGITQKSIAHSVEELSTVIATMRSTLGYGTSFLVEEFLTGKDISVGIIGNPSGTYTVLPIIEEDYSALPPGLPRICGYEAKWLPESPYWNITSKPAELDPDTEKTVVRCCLTLFERLECRDYCRFDWRLDAAGKPKLLEVNPNPGWCWDGHLARMAGLAGISYAGMLGRILRAAEERLGLDADPRTPPAEHEAGTVPPTETA, from the coding sequence ATGCGGCAGAAAAGCCGCTCGGTAGGTCCCGTGCATGATCTCGAAGAACACGTCAAACCCGACTGGTGGCGGGGGATCTTCAATCACCTGTACCTGAAGACCGACGGCGATGTCGTCGGAGATCGCCGGATCACGGAGCGGGAGATCGACCGCATCACCGAGATCCTTGCCCTTTCACCGGAGAGCGACATCCTCGATCTCTGCTGCGGCCAGGGACGGCATACCCTGGAGCTGGTGCGTCGGGGCTACGCTGCCGAGGGGCTTGACCGCTCTCACTACCTGATCCAGAAAGCCCGAGCGACAGCGAAGCGTGAAGGGTTGAAAGTCAGGTTCAAAGAGGGCGACGCACGGGAACTCCCGTATAAACCCGATACATTCGAGACGGCCCTGATCCTCGGGAACAGCTTCGGATACTTCGACTCAGTAGAGGAAGATGTCCGGGTTCTTCGGGAAGTCCGGCGCGTGCTCAAACCGTGGGGCAGGATACTCCTCGATGTTACCGACGGAGAATACGTAAAAGAAAACTTCCAGCCGCGCTCCTGGGAGTGGATCGATGAGCAGATGTTCGTCTGCCGTGAGCGTTCGCTCTCGGTCGACGAAGAGCGGCTGGTCTCGCGTGAAGTCATCACGCACGTCGAGAAAGGCGTCGTCGCGGATCAGTTCTACGCAGAACGGCTCTACACCAGGGACGCCCTTCAGGAGCTCCTCGACCTTGCCGGTTTCTCCGATATCGCCTTCCACGATATCCGAACCGAGTCGGTGCGAAACCAGGATCTCGGCATGATGGAGCGGCGTCACATCGTGACCGCCGTCATCAGGAAGGACTGGACACGGGTGAAGGCAAAGCAGGCGAGATCGGTAAGAAACGTCACGGTGATACTCGGAGATACTTCGCAGCCGGACAGGATCAAGCCCTCCTGCGTCTTTGACGAGGACGATTTTTATACCATCGACCGGATGAAAACCGCCCTTGCAGGGTTGAAAGACTACCGGTTCACCTTCGTCCAGAAACACGATGCGCTGATCAGGGATCTTGCAAAAGCGAAGGGTACGGCCGACTACGCCTTCAACCTCTGCGATGAGGGGCTCGGGAACGACCCGCGGAAAGAACTGCACGTGCCGGCGCTGCTCGATATCCTCGGCATCCCATATACCGGTGCGGGAGCACAGTCGCTCGCCTTCTGCTATGACAAGTCCCTTGTCCGGGGAGTTGCACGGGAGACCGGCATTCCCGTACCCGATGCATCCTTCATCGCGCCGGGAGACCGGGTTTACAACATCGGCGTTCCATTCCCGGTCATCGTGAAACCAAATGCAGGCGATTCGAGCTTCGGGATCACGCAAAAGAGCATCGCTCACTCCGTCGAAGAACTCTCGACGGTGATCGCGACGATGCGCTCGACGCTCGGGTACGGCACATCGTTCCTCGTCGAAGAGTTTCTGACCGGCAAGGATATCAGCGTCGGGATAATCGGAAACCCCTCCGGAACGTATACCGTGCTTCCCATCATCGAAGAGGACTACTCGGCGCTCCCCCCGGGACTCCCAAGGATCTGCGGATACGAAGCCAAATGGCTCCCGGAATCCCCGTACTGGAATATCACGTCAAAGCCCGCGGAGCTCGATCCGGATACCGAAAAGACGGTCGTACGCTGCTGCCTCACGCTCTTCGAAAGGCTCGAATGCAGGGATTACTGCCGGTTCGACTGGAGGCTCGACGCCGCCGGCAAGCCGAAACTGCTCGAAGTGAACCCGAACCCAGGATGGTGCTGGGACGGACACCTCGCCAGGATGGCCGGCCTTGCAGGGATCTCGTATGCCGGTATGCTCGGGCGGATCCTGCGGGCGGCGGAGGAGCGGCTAGGCCTCGATGCCGATCCCCGCACACCCCCGGCAGAGCACGAAGCAGGAACCGTGCCTCCCACCGAAACGGCATGA
- a CDS encoding nitrogenase component 1: protein MTEWKITSRVRQVNENQCHMCMPLGGVLALRGVEDSIALVHGSQGCSTYMRLANVEHFNEPIDIASSSLNEKQAIFGGEANLRKALDNVIRVYRPKVIGILTSCLAETMGDDIGRFVETYKTDREIRGLDIIPISTPSYSGTHTEGFWATMRAVIAYYARPTERHQGVNVIVPNISPADIREIKRLLDLMGLEYTLLPDYSLTLDRPFGGRYKKIAPGGTPAAEIARMSGARATIQFGFTCPEKFSPGHFLEQRFGVPLINLPLPVGLDGTDLFVRTLREISEQAVPGSIRLERGWLCDAMADAHKINASARPVIYGEPELVYALAKLCLENGSVPAVIASGTQNSGLAGLLQPLLEGALEETVVLEEADFVTIEDAAVRTSANLAVGHSGGRYLTERQGIPGLRVGYPVHDRVGGQRILSVGYTGSLAFLDRFTNTLLEAKHSSYRRLRKEELLSERGVSNAKA from the coding sequence ACCTACATGCGTCTCGCGAACGTAGAGCATTTCAACGAGCCGATAGACATCGCTTCCTCGTCCTTGAACGAGAAGCAGGCGATCTTCGGAGGGGAGGCGAACCTGAGAAAGGCGCTGGACAACGTTATCCGGGTCTACCGGCCGAAGGTCATCGGCATCCTGACGAGTTGCCTCGCCGAGACCATGGGCGACGATATCGGGAGGTTCGTCGAGACTTACAAAACTGACCGGGAGATCAGGGGGCTTGACATCATCCCCATCTCCACGCCGAGTTACAGCGGCACGCACACCGAGGGGTTCTGGGCGACGATGCGGGCGGTCATTGCCTACTATGCCCGACCGACCGAGCGCCACCAGGGAGTCAACGTCATCGTCCCCAACATCAGTCCGGCCGATATCAGGGAGATTAAGCGCCTCCTCGACCTGATGGGGCTTGAGTATACGCTGCTGCCCGACTACTCCCTGACGCTGGACCGCCCTTTCGGGGGACGCTACAAAAAGATCGCACCGGGCGGCACTCCGGCCGCCGAGATTGCACGCATGAGCGGGGCACGGGCCACCATCCAGTTCGGGTTCACCTGCCCGGAGAAGTTCTCCCCCGGCCACTTCCTGGAGCAGCGGTTCGGCGTCCCGCTGATCAACCTCCCGCTCCCCGTCGGCCTCGACGGCACTGACTTGTTTGTCAGGACTTTGAGGGAGATCAGCGAGCAGGCCGTGCCCGGGAGCATCAGGCTCGAGCGGGGATGGCTCTGCGACGCGATGGCCGACGCCCATAAGATCAACGCGTCGGCGCGACCGGTCATCTACGGCGAACCCGAACTGGTCTATGCCCTGGCAAAACTCTGTCTGGAAAACGGTTCGGTTCCTGCCGTCATTGCCAGCGGAACACAGAACAGCGGCCTTGCCGGGTTACTGCAGCCGCTGCTCGAGGGCGCGCTGGAAGAAACGGTCGTCCTCGAAGAAGCGGACTTCGTGACGATCGAGGATGCAGCAGTGCGGACGTCGGCGAACCTTGCCGTCGGCCACTCGGGCGGCAGGTACCTGACCGAACGGCAGGGGATCCCCGGACTTCGGGTGGGCTACCCCGTCCACGACCGGGTGGGCGGACAGAGAATCCTGTCGGTCGGCTATACGGGCAGCCTTGCCTTTCTCGACCGTTTTACCAACACTCTGCTGGAAGCAAAGCATAGCTCCTACCGCAGACTCCGGAAAGAAGAGTTACTCAGCGAAAGAGGTGTATCCAATGCAAAAGCCTGA
- a CDS encoding CxxC-x17-CxxC domain-containing protein: MNERYQSRGPRSYDDRPREFHKTVCSDCGAECEVPFKPTEGRPVYCRDCLPKYRKPRF, from the coding sequence ATGAATGAGAGATATCAGAGTCGGGGTCCCCGTTCCTACGACGACCGTCCCCGCGAGTTTCATAAAACAGTCTGTTCCGACTGCGGCGCCGAGTGCGAAGTTCCCTTCAAGCCCACCGAGGGCCGTCCGGTTTACTGCCGGGATTGCCTCCCCAAGTACAGAAAACCGAGGTTCTAA
- a CDS encoding CxxC-x17-CxxC domain-containing protein, whose protein sequence is KTTCSDCGVECEVPFKPTEGRPVYCRDCLPKHRKPRF, encoded by the coding sequence CAAGACAACCTGTTCCGACTGCGGCGTCGAGTGCGAAGTTCCCTTCAAGCCGACCGAGGGTCGCCCCGTCTACTGCCGGGACTGCCTCCCCAAGCACAGAAAACCCAGATTCTAA